The Salvelinus namaycush isolate Seneca unplaced genomic scaffold, SaNama_1.0 Scaffold167, whole genome shotgun sequence genome has a window encoding:
- the LOC120037281 gene encoding polysialoglycoprotein-like yields the protein MIMGGVRELLLFVLTVGVVKVSCYPVGKSQKQDQVSLQRRLGELSSNDVSIVHALALLRSIGSDAKQDREEYFETNEVESQASPNHGSSPANDALSSDDATSEAATGPSDDATSEAATGPSDDATSEAATGPSDDATSEAATGPSDDATSEAATGPSDDATSEAATGPSDDATSEAATGPSDDATSEAATGPSDDATSEAATGPSDDATSEAATGPSDDATSEAATGPSDDATSEAATGPSDDATSEAATGPSDDATSEAATGPSDDATSEAATGPSDDATSEAATGPSDDATSEAATGPSDDATSEAATGPSDDATSEAATGPSDDATSEAATGPSDDATSEAATGPSDDATSEAATGPSDDATSEAATGPSDDATSEAATGPSDDATSEAATGPSDDATSEAATGPSDDATSEAATGPSDDATSEAATGPSDDATSEAATGPSDDATSEAATGPSDDATSEAATGPSDDATSEAATGPSDDATSEAATGPSDDATSEAATGPSDDATSEAATGPSDDATSEAATGPSDDATSEAATGPSDDATSEAATGPSDDATSEAATGPSDDATSEAATGPSDDEGKLVDSLEKNDRPPSAIGMNFAGPPPEYSYQQT from the exons atgatcatgggaggtgtgagagaattGCTGCTCTTTGTGTTGACTGTGGGGGTTGTCAAAG TTTCTTGTTACCCTGTTGGAAAGTCCCAGAAGCAAGATCAAGTCTCTCTGCAGAGGAGACttggag agctgtcatcaaatgacgtctccattgtgcatgccctggccttgctccgatccatagggtctgacgcaaaacaagacagagaag agtattttgagactaatgaagtagaatcccaagcttctccaaaccatGGTAGCTCTCCGGCAAATGATGCCCTGtcctctgacgacgctacctctgaagctgccactggcccgtctgacgacgctacctctgaagctgccactggcccgtctgacgacgctacctctgaagctgccactggcccgtctgacgacgctacctctgaagctgccactggcccgtctgacgacgctacctctgaagctgccaccggcccgtctgacgacgctacctctgaagctgccaccggcccgtctgacgacgctacctctgaagctgccaccggcccgtctgacgacgctacctctgaagctgccaccggcccgtctgacgacgctacctctgaagctgccaccggcccgtctgacgacgctacctctgaagctgccaccggcccgtctgacgacgctacctctgaagctgccaccggcccgtctgacgacgctacctctgaagctgccaccggcccgtctgacgacgctacctctgaagctgccaccggcccgtctgacgacgctacctctgaagctgccaccggcccgtctgacgacgctacctctgaagctgccaccggcccgtctgacgacgctacctctgaagctgccaccggcccgtctgacgacgctacctctgaagctgccaccggcccgtctgacgacgctacctctgaagctgccaccggcccgtctgacgacgctacctctgaagctgccaccggcccgtctgacgacgctacctctgaagctgccaccggcccgtctgacgacgctacctctgaagctgccaccggcccgtctgacgacgctacctctgaagctgccaccggcccgtctgacgacgctacctctgaagctgccaccggcccgtctgacgacgctacctctgaagctgccaccggcccgtctgacgacgctacctctgaagctgccaccggcccgtctgacgacgctacctctgaagctgccaccggcccgtctgacgacgctacctctgaagctgccaccggcccgtctgacgacgctacctctgaagctgccaccggcccgtctgacgacgctacctctgaagctgccaccggcccgtctgacgacgctacctctgaagctgccaccggcccgtctgacgacgctacctctgaagctgccaccggcccgtctgacgacgctacctctgaagctgccaccggcccgtctgacgacgctacctctgaagctgccaccggcccgtctgacgacgctacctctgaagctgccaccggcccgtctgacgacgctacctctgaagctgccaccggcccgtctgacgacgctacctctgaagctgccaccggcccgtctgacgacgctacctctgaagctgccaccggcccgtctgacgacgctacctctgaagctgccaccggcccgtctgacgacgctacctctgaagctgccaccggcccgtctgacgacgctacctctgaagctgccaccggcccgtctgacgac GAAGGAAAATTGGTAGATTCTCTGGAAAAGAATGACCGTCCTCCCTCAGCCATTGGGATGAACTTTGCGGGACCCCCACCCGAGTACTCCTACCAG